Part of the uncultured Desulfobacter sp. genome, CCTTAAATGTCAAACACTGGTGAGTCCCCCGGCAGAGCCGGGGGTTTACCTAAGGGCAATTACTTAAATTCATATGATTAACTTAAGTTAAAACATTACGCCCGGATTTAAATACCTGATCCTCCTTAAAATTTGCCTGATCGTCCATCTTTGTTTGGGGGAAAAGCGCTGTTCAAAATTTTAATACGGCTTTACATCATCGTGCGATCTTGGTATGCCGTTGTATATATGAAGTAAAGCGTACGAAATCCGGAAGCAACTTAACGCACAAGGGTTTAGACTTTTGATAATAAAGCGGCCCGTGCAGATCAGATGATCCTAACACCCATTGTACAGGAGGATTAACCATGCAAGACGATTTTTCCAACATCATGGCCTTTTTGAACGATTTAAAGGCAAATCCAAAGGCAGCCTATCCCGAAGGGATGACCAAGGGCGAAGTGGCCACGATTATCGACCTTGCAATCCACGCCACAAATTCAGAATCAATGGGTGGCGGCGTTGAAGGGTATGCCAATCTTTTAGGACAAATCTCCCGCCGGATGTCGGTGGTGCACGGCGAAAAAGCCGTAATCAATGTTTTAAAGCAAATCATAGAACAATTGACGCAGATGGCTGAGTACGCCGAGCAAGTACAGGAACAAGAAGCGGGGTGCAGAAGTAATGAGGGGGCGTTTTAGGAAATTTGAAAAACAAAAACATGTTTTGTAAATCTTTGCTCGTCTTTCTTTTTCGGGTGGGATAACGAGCGGTCTAAGGCCCAGGGGATTGATGGGACGATGTGATATTGGTATACCCTGTATCCGTGTCATCAATATGTGTTTACACAGATGCGGAAAGCAATATTCCGTGATTCGGCCGCAAATTTGGTCACACCGGCGAAACGGTTTGTCCCGGAGTCTGTGGAAACATGCCCCCTGACAGAAAATTAAAGGAGAACGCCGTGACGGATAACAGAAAAAAAGTAGTGGAACAGATTGCTGCACTGATAAATACGCAACGTTTTGCCGTCCTTTCAACCCAGCAGAACAATCAGCCGTATGCCAGTCTTGTTGCCTTTGCTGCAAGTGCGGACTTGAAACATGTTTACTTTCTGACCCCAAACACCACCCGTAAATATGAAAACCTGACAGTCAACCCCAAGGTTGCCGTTCTTGTCAATGACAGCCGGAACCAGGCGGACGATATAGACAATGCCGTTTCCGTAACCGGCACCGGTGTGGCACATGTTGTTGAAACTGGTGACAACCAGGCCGCCCTGGACGGTTATCTCGAAAGGCATCCCCATTTAAAAGCGTTTGCCGCCGCGCCGACAACTGCGTTCGTCTCTATCACCATGAACCGCTATTTCATGGTCAACCGGTTTCAGGATGTTGTTGCACTTAAGATGGAATAACGGCCATGGGCCGACCTGACATATCATCTGCCAGGTATAAGCCCGCAACAAAGCTTGGAAGATCTGAGTCGCTTACCCAAACTCCCTTTATATGAAAGAGCTCAGTAAGTTGCTGAATTCTTTCAACCTTCGTTGTGGACTGTCCTTCAGTGCTGATATGTCAGGTCAGCCCATGGCTGTTATAAAAAAATGGACCATAACTGCCTGGTGCAGGTATCATTGCTTTTTTATGGGCATTACACGTGATTGATCTCTCGTTGGATTTTAGCATGCACCTGCTCTGAAATCGGATAAAAACTGATAATGACAATTGACAGCACGTTGCAAAGGCAGGGCACAAGTGCATAAAGGATTTTCAGCATAAACACTGCAGATGCGGGCTGTTCCGCATTGGCCTGATAACCGGCATGCCCTAAAAGCAGCAGGCCGATGCCGATTCCCAGGGCGGCCGACAATTTTTTTGAAATGGACCAAAGTCCGATATATCGGCCTTCCCGCCGCTGTCCGGTAAGGGCCTGATCATAGTCGATCACATCCGCCTGGATGGAAGAGGGCAATGCAAGGCCTGCACCAAAGCCGATACCGGATAAAAATACCAGCACCCCGTAAATGGTTGCATCGCCGGGCCCCAGAAAAAACACACCGCTGAACGCGCCGGTGTTGATGAGCATTGAAAGAATCCAGGCCTGTTTTTTTCCGATTTTCCGGGAAACCACAAACCAGAGGGGTAAAAACACAATTCCTGTTAAAAAATATATCAGTAAAAATCCTTCAGCGCTCTGGGCCTTGAGGACATACTCCACATAATAGAGGATCAAGGTCGCCGGCAGGTTGCTGCCGATCGCGCTGATGGTGTAACCGGATATCAGGATCAGGAAAGGTCGATTTTTAAACACTGCTGAAAATCCTTTGACCAGATCGTCACTGTCGGTGTACCGGTGCGTTTCTTTGATTCGGTAGATGCAGTAGAAAGAGAACATGACGATCACCGGGGCAAATACGAATGCCATGAAGGAGAACCGATCCCTTTCTGTGACGACAGTTCCCGGTTCACGCATGACTCCGTCAATCAATAAGGGAAACGCTGCGGCCAGGAGCGTTCCGATGATTAAAAAACCGTCTCGAACGGAAAAAAGAGCCGTCCGTTCATGGTAATCCCGGGTCATTTCAGGGCCAAGGGATTCATAGGGGATGGCAACCAGGGTCCAGAAAAAAAACAGGGCAAACAGCCAGAAACCAAAATAAATGCCCAGCATTGCCCCGGACAAAATAGGCGGTTTGAAAAGAAAGAGGATCGAAACGGCAAGCCCCACAGATCCGAATGCAATATAGGGTTTTCGCCTGCCGAAACGGCCCGTTGTCCTGTCTGATAGGTAACCGATGACTGGGTCCGTCACGGCATCGAATAATCGAACCCCCATGAGCAGAATGCCGACGGTTGAGATGCTCAACCCGATGGTATCCGTATAGAATTTGGGCAGGAACACATATACGGGAATGCCGATAACGGCCAGGGACAGGGCCGGTAATGCATACGCAAACTTATCCGGCCACGATATGCGGTGGATGTCCACTGCTTCTGATCTGATCGTCATTTTATTTTCCCCAGAAGCCGGTCTCTGAATCTTTTATCGATCGGATTTCCACCAATCCATATGCCGAATAACGCCTTGGCAAATTCCGGTCCTTCTATTGTGCCAAGGGGCACGGAATTAAGCGTCAGTTGGGTTCCATGATCGGGTAGATACGTGAGCGCATACCGGTCTTTGGGCTGAACATCTTTGTAAAGTCGGTTCAATGACTCGATTTTGGGCACAAGGCGTTGGAAAACGGCTTTGGTTGCAGATGCTTTAATCTGAGCCATGGTTGCTTCGGCAAAATCCTCCGAAGATAATTTTACTCCATATTCCAAAACCAGGTGTTTGGGGATATCATCCAGTGCCTCCGATCCAGCCGTATTCTCGGGCAAATACAAGGCGCCGGTATATGCATCTATAAACAACATATATTTGAGTAATGCCGCACCTGATAACTGCAGAGGTGTTCCCCGCACTTCAATTGAGTTGGAAAATTCAATATCCTTAACCATGGTTACACCACCATACCCATTGCCGGCCACAAAGATGCAGATAACTGCGGATACGATGCTTGTAATTGTTCTCATCACTGGTGCCCCTTAAAAAAAGGCAGAGCCTGATAGCGGCTCTGCACTGTTTTCGGAAGTATTGAAGTCTATCCGGCGACATCAATTCCCAAGTCACATCCCAGGTTTCTATCGGGATTTTCGCATTCAAAATTTTTCTGTCTGGTATCTACGTGGCCTTCGTTTCGCTCTTTATCATTTTCGGTGTAGTCTTGGATTCTGTTGTCAGTCATTTTATCACCCCATATGTATTATGTTTTTTTTATTATAAGGACGTTTTCTTTCGTCGTTACAAGTAATTTAAGACACCCATATGAGAAATCAATACTGGCTAAATAGGAGTTTAATAATAGGTTAAAACTATCATCAATAGAGATTGCGGAAAAACATTAAAGATTGATTGAGATTTTCTTTTTGGTTCGATATACAGTTTATGAGTGCCGTGTCATCAATTACCACCTCAATCCGTAGGGGGAGTCAGTCATGGACTACAAAGATCAGAAAAACTTGAATATTGCTGTTGTCGGTTCCGGGATATCCGGTATCTGCTGCGCCTATCTTCTCCAGGGCCGTCACCGGGTCACCTTGTTTGAAAAGGATAGTTATTTTGGCGGTCACACCCACACGGTGCTCATTCCCAGCGGCCCGGATGCAGACACCCCGGTGGACACCGGCTTCATCGTTTTGAATGAACGGACCTATCCCAATTTTATAAAATTTCTGGCACAGCTCGGCGTGGAAAAACGACGGACCGATATGTCATTTTCATACTATTGCGAACAAACCGGGTTCTGCTATGCCAGCCGGAACCTGAATTCATTGTTTGCACAGCGCGTCAACATGTTTAAGCCCAGGCATCTGCGATTTATTTATGAAATGATTCGCTATCTGAATGTTTTGAGAAAAGAGTATCTTTCCGGCCATCTGGCGGACGTCACCCTGGCGGAATATGTTCAGGAAAAAGGCCTCCACCGGGAAGTGGTTGACCAGTTTATCATTCCCATGGCAGCCGCCATATGGTCGGGCTCCGATTTCCAGATGGGCCGCTTCCCGATCCGAACCTTTGCCCAGTTTTATGAAAATCACGGTCTTTTGGGGGTCTCCGGCCATCCCCCATGGTATTTCGTCAACAACGGCAGCCAATCCTATGTTCATGCCTTTTTAAAATCATTTAAAGGGACCGCTGTCAAGGACTGCGGCGTCATTGGCATCTCACGGTCGGCAGATCATGTCACATTGTATCTCAAGGATAGTGCCATCCAAAACTTTGATGCGGTGGTGATCGCCACCCACGCAGACCAGGCATTAACGCTGCTTGAAGATCCAAGCCCAGGTGAAACATCACTGCTCGGCACCTGGACCTATTCGAAAAACAGGACGGTCCTGCATACCGATACACGTGTCATGCCCCCCAACAAACGGGCCTGGGCCAGTTGGAACTATACGCGTTATCTCGATTCCGACGACACCTCACCGGTCACGGTCAGCTATGATATGAACCGTCTACAGAAACTTGGCACCCGACAGCCGGTTTTTGTCACACTCAACCCCAAAAAAACGATCCCCGATAAAAAAGTTATCAAAGAAATTGATTATACCCACCCCCAATATTCCTTTGATGCGTTTCAGACCCAGAAATCGCTGCCTGAATTGAACGGCAAACAGCGCACCTTCTTCTGCGGGGCGTACTTCGGGTACGGGTTTCATGAAGACGGGGTAAAATCTGCTCTGGCCGTGGGAGAAAGATTCGGAGTTGCATTGTGAAATCAAAAATTTATGTGGGATCCATCGAGCACCACCGATACCGGCCCATAACCCATGATTTGGCCTATCCGGTATATATGTTTGCCTTTGACCTTGCAGAGCTTCCCGGGCTCAACCGCAGATATCCCCTGTTCGGTTATAACAGGCGTGCTGTTACCGCCATCCATGACAGGGATTACCTTGAGCCGGGCAACACTCCGATCAAAGATAAAATACAGACGCTTTTGAACAAGTACGAGGTTGAATCGCCGGTTTCAAGAATCATCATGATCACCTCCCCACGATATTTTAACTATGTGTTCAATCCGGTCAGTTTCTATTATTGTTTTGACACAGCACAGGAACTTGCGGCCATCATAGCGGAAGTGAATAACACCTATGGCGAGCGTCATCCATATGTATTAACAAAAAACACTTCGGACTCAGCCCGATGGTTTGCCGTATTTGACACGCCAAAGCAATTTCATGTCTCCCCGTTTAATAGGGTCGAAGGCGTTTACCGGTTCTATTTCTCCGAACCCGGCGACCGGCTGGAGATCAGGATCGAACTGCACAATGATACCAACAGAGAGAACAATAAAATCATGGCTGCCATTCTCAAGGCCGACGGCATGCCCCTGACCTGTGCCGGCCACTTGAAAGCCATATTCAGATATCCATTTGTACCCCATTTAAGCATTCCCAGAATATACACCCATGCATTCAAGCTTTTTTTTCACAAAAAGTTAACCTTTAACGATAAACCCATACCACAAAATCCCATGACGCTGAAAAAACAGACCCCCGGTTTCGTCGAATCCATATGCAAAAAAGTCGTTTTCATGGCCTTGAAACGGATTTCCATCGGCTGTTTGGAAATGAAGATGCCAAATCAGGAAATGGTCCGTTTCGGTAACCTGTGTTCAAAGGGTTCCGAAAGCGAAGAAACGGCCATGATCCGGGTCCATGATTTCAGGTTTTTTAAGCGCGTCGTCTTTGACGGTGAGATCGGTTTTGGTGAAGCCTATATGAATGGGGAGTGGGATAGTCCTGATCTTGTAAATCTTTCCAGGCTTTTGATCAAGAACCGGGATCATTTTTCGGACGGCAACCTTTTGCTCTCTTATTTAACCCGGTTAAAGGAAAAAATTGCCCATGACAGGCGTTTGAATTCCATTAAAAATACCCCGGAAAATATCCGGGCCCACTATGATTTGAGCAATGTATTTTATGCCCTGTTCCTGGACCGGCAGATGATTTACTCAAGCGGTATTTATAAGAACAGGGATGATACCCTGGAGGATGCCCAGGAACAAAAGATGCATAGAATCATTGAACAGGCAGATATCCGGGATCACCATCACATTCTTGAAATTGGCTGTGGATGGGGCGGGTTTGCGGTGTTCGCGGCAAAACAGACCGGATGCCGGGTAACCGGTATTACGGTCTCCAGGGCACAATATGACCGGGCACGCCGGCGGGTAAGAGACGAGGGTCTTGAGGACCGTATCACCATACTGCTTCAGGATTATCGTCACACCCAAGGACAATTTGACCGGGTGATCTCCATTGAGATGATCGAGGCGGTGGGACCGCAGTTTTTCCCCACCTATTTCAAGCAGGCACAGGCCCGTTTAAAACCCGGCGGAAAGATGGTCTTCCAGGCCATTACTATAGATGACGACCGTTATGACGTTTACTGCAGGGAGCGGGACTGGATACAGAAACATATTTTTCCCGGCGGCCACCTGCCATGCATGAAAATTCTCAAGCAGACCCTATCAACCCACACCGATTTTGATATATCAGATATTTATCATATGGGGGCCCACTATGCCCCAACCCTGGCGCATTGGCGGGACCGTTTTCTGGCCGGCCAAGACGCCGTCTCCGCCATGGGCTTTGATGCGGCGTTCATCCGCAAATGGGTCTACTACTTTTCGATCTGCGAAGCCGGATTTGCGGTCGGCGGTATAGACAATATTCAGATGACCCTGGCACTGTAACCGTTTAGGCATTCCCACAGGATCCGCCTTTCCTGTGGAGTCTCACCGGTTCCCGGTAAAACAACGGTTTCATGGGGACGCCGATCCAGCCAGAACCGCCCCGTATGTTGACCGGCCTGTCGTGAGGCCGCCAGCCAGACAATGGTATCCGCCCCCTGGTCCGGTGTTCTCAAAATGGTGTTCACCCGTTGATGAAACCCGGGCAGGGACTTCTCAATGCCCGGTGTATCCACCCATCCCGGATGCATGGCATTCACTGTGATGCCGTATTTTTTGAACTGTTCTGCCCAGAGTTCGGTTAAGATAACCACCCCTCTTTTGGCGCGTGCATAGGCCTTGGCACCGTTATAGGGTTCAAACCGGTTTTCAAGGTCATGCACATCGATTTTCTGGGTATACATCCCGCCGGACGACACATTGACAATCCGCGAATTGTGTGCCCGGGCCAGCGCATTTTTTAGCCCCATGGTCAAGTAGAATACGCCTAGAAGATCGGTTGCAAATGTCTGTTCTATACCTTCGGTTGTTGCTTTCCGTTCATTGAACAGGGCGCCTGCATTGTTGATCAGGATATCGATGGATTTTTTGGATGCCTGCAACTTGCCGGCAACTGCATTGATGTCGCGCATCAGGCTCAGATCCGCCAGCAGGTAATCAACATTGGGGTTGCCGGTTTTTGTGATGATCTCCCGGCTAACTTGTCTGGCCTTTTCATGATTTCTGGCAATGATCGTTAAAAAAGCATTTTTCTCTGCCAGTTTGAATGCCGCTGCCTTTCCGATACCCGATGTGCCGCCGGTGATCACTACTTTTTTGCCATAAAGGGTAGGGTCCGGTCCCGTCCAGAACCGCCGGCTGAACTGATACCCATGACGGCTGAACATGAGCATCCCGGGAAGAACCGCATGGTCAGCCAGAAAATCCGGCAGGCTTGCCCCTGATCGAAACCAGCCCTTTTTGTTTGCCGGGTCGGTCCTTTCCGCAAGTGTTTGCTCAAGACCCGACATCGCCTCTTTCCCATAATTTTTCAATACCGGTGCCAGAATGGTTTCCATGGATCGCCCCAAACCGGAAAAGCGGATATCGGCCTGGTAATCAATCCGGGTGCCTGTGTCGGTCTCTTTGAAACGAATCGTATCAACGGCACTGAAAGATTCGCCGGCCCCGCTCAACACCACTTTTGAAAACGGCTCATATACATCAATGGTATATCTCATTTTTGAACGAAAAGGCCCGAATTTAAGCGTCAGGTCATAGGCTGACCCAACACCGGTTTCGACCGACAACGCCCGGGTTGAGCAGAGCACACCCGGGTCCCACTCCTGTATATGGCCGAAATCA contains:
- a CDS encoding pyridoxamine 5'-phosphate oxidase family protein, coding for MTDNRKKVVEQIAALINTQRFAVLSTQQNNQPYASLVAFAASADLKHVYFLTPNTTRKYENLTVNPKVAVLVNDSRNQADDIDNAVSVTGTGVAHVVETGDNQAALDGYLERHPHLKAFAAAPTTAFVSITMNRYFMVNRFQDVVALKME
- a CDS encoding MFS transporter, translating into MTIRSEAVDIHRISWPDKFAYALPALSLAVIGIPVYVFLPKFYTDTIGLSISTVGILLMGVRLFDAVTDPVIGYLSDRTTGRFGRRKPYIAFGSVGLAVSILFLFKPPILSGAMLGIYFGFWLFALFFFWTLVAIPYESLGPEMTRDYHERTALFSVRDGFLIIGTLLAAAFPLLIDGVMREPGTVVTERDRFSFMAFVFAPVIVMFSFYCIYRIKETHRYTDSDDLVKGFSAVFKNRPFLILISGYTISAIGSNLPATLILYYVEYVLKAQSAEGFLLIYFLTGIVFLPLWFVVSRKIGKKQAWILSMLINTGAFSGVFFLGPGDATIYGVLVFLSGIGFGAGLALPSSIQADVIDYDQALTGQRREGRYIGLWSISKKLSAALGIGIGLLLLGHAGYQANAEQPASAVFMLKILYALVPCLCNVLSIVIISFYPISEQVHAKIQREINHV
- a CDS encoding SDR family NAD(P)-dependent oxidoreductase, yielding MIQLRESIYSNESIDTVFNYVSDFGHIQEWDPGVLCSTRALSVETGVGSAYDLTLKFGPFRSKMRYTIDVYEPFSKVVLSGAGESFSAVDTIRFKETDTGTRIDYQADIRFSGLGRSMETILAPVLKNYGKEAMSGLEQTLAERTDPANKKGWFRSGASLPDFLADHAVLPGMLMFSRHGYQFSRRFWTGPDPTLYGKKVVITGGTSGIGKAAAFKLAEKNAFLTIIARNHEKARQVSREIITKTGNPNVDYLLADLSLMRDINAVAGKLQASKKSIDILINNAGALFNERKATTEGIEQTFATDLLGVFYLTMGLKNALARAHNSRIVNVSSGGMYTQKIDVHDLENRFEPYNGAKAYARAKRGVVILTELWAEQFKKYGITVNAMHPGWVDTPGIEKSLPGFHQRVNTILRTPDQGADTIVWLAASRQAGQHTGRFWLDRRPHETVVLPGTGETPQERRILWECLNGYSARVI
- a CDS encoding DUF1365 family protein, with translation MKSKIYVGSIEHHRYRPITHDLAYPVYMFAFDLAELPGLNRRYPLFGYNRRAVTAIHDRDYLEPGNTPIKDKIQTLLNKYEVESPVSRIIMITSPRYFNYVFNPVSFYYCFDTAQELAAIIAEVNNTYGERHPYVLTKNTSDSARWFAVFDTPKQFHVSPFNRVEGVYRFYFSEPGDRLEIRIELHNDTNRENNKIMAAILKADGMPLTCAGHLKAIFRYPFVPHLSIPRIYTHAFKLFFHKKLTFNDKPIPQNPMTLKKQTPGFVESICKKVVFMALKRISIGCLEMKMPNQEMVRFGNLCSKGSESEETAMIRVHDFRFFKRVVFDGEIGFGEAYMNGEWDSPDLVNLSRLLIKNRDHFSDGNLLLSYLTRLKEKIAHDRRLNSIKNTPENIRAHYDLSNVFYALFLDRQMIYSSGIYKNRDDTLEDAQEQKMHRIIEQADIRDHHHILEIGCGWGGFAVFAAKQTGCRVTGITVSRAQYDRARRRVRDEGLEDRITILLQDYRHTQGQFDRVISIEMIEAVGPQFFPTYFKQAQARLKPGGKMVFQAITIDDDRYDVYCRERDWIQKHIFPGGHLPCMKILKQTLSTHTDFDISDIYHMGAHYAPTLAHWRDRFLAGQDAVSAMGFDAAFIRKWVYYFSICEAGFAVGGIDNIQMTLAL
- a CDS encoding FAD-dependent oxidoreductase; the protein is MDYKDQKNLNIAVVGSGISGICCAYLLQGRHRVTLFEKDSYFGGHTHTVLIPSGPDADTPVDTGFIVLNERTYPNFIKFLAQLGVEKRRTDMSFSYYCEQTGFCYASRNLNSLFAQRVNMFKPRHLRFIYEMIRYLNVLRKEYLSGHLADVTLAEYVQEKGLHREVVDQFIIPMAAAIWSGSDFQMGRFPIRTFAQFYENHGLLGVSGHPPWYFVNNGSQSYVHAFLKSFKGTAVKDCGVIGISRSADHVTLYLKDSAIQNFDAVVIATHADQALTLLEDPSPGETSLLGTWTYSKNRTVLHTDTRVMPPNKRAWASWNYTRYLDSDDTSPVTVSYDMNRLQKLGTRQPVFVTLNPKKTIPDKKVIKEIDYTHPQYSFDAFQTQKSLPELNGKQRTFFCGAYFGYGFHEDGVKSALAVGERFGVAL
- a CDS encoding chalcone isomerase family protein, yielding MRTITSIVSAVICIFVAGNGYGGVTMVKDIEFSNSIEVRGTPLQLSGAALLKYMLFIDAYTGALYLPENTAGSEALDDIPKHLVLEYGVKLSSEDFAEATMAQIKASATKAVFQRLVPKIESLNRLYKDVQPKDRYALTYLPDHGTQLTLNSVPLGTIEGPEFAKALFGIWIGGNPIDKRFRDRLLGKIK